The DNA window CATCGCTGCCGCGCCATTGCGCGGTCTCGCTTTGGTGTGCGTCGACCTGACCATGCCGCGTGCCCAGCGACAAATAGCCGATCACGCTGCCCAGGCCCTGCTCGGCATACCGCTGCGCCAGCACCTGGGCGATCGACAGCTGCGCGTGATCGCCCAACAGCGCGTACAGGTTGCGGCGCAAACTGCGGAAATCGATCTCCGACTGCGCGACCAGATCGCCCACGCTGTCCAGCGAAATGGTGGCCGCATCGTTGCGCTGGATGCTGCCATCGACCTGCGCCTGACGCGGATCGTGCAGGCGCCATTGCGACAACGAGCGCAGCCGGCTGGTGGTCAGGCTGAGATCGCACCCGATCAGGTGCTGCGCGCGCAGGTGATCGCGCAGGCCAAGCGCTTCGGCCTGGGCCTGCTTGAGCAACCGATTGAGCCGGCGCTGTTCCAGATAACCGCGGCTCTGCACGAAGCCGCGCAGGCTGCGCGCGAAATGCTGCATCACATCGTGCACCTGTCCGCCGCGTTCGAGCATGGTGCCGGTAAGCCCGCGCAGGAAACTGCGCTCGCGGCGATCGAGCTTGCGCGCGAAGGCGCGCCCCAGCACCGTCTCCAGCGCCGCATCCAGCTGCGCACTTTGTTCGACATCGTTGAGCAAGGCCCAGAAGGCCTGAAAACTACGCCCGGCCTCGCTGTCGCCGATCACGTCAACACCCTCGAACAGCTTGGTCAGCACATCGCCGCGTTCGCCCTCGTCGTCGATGATGCGCTCGCGAAACTGCCGATTGAGCTGCTCGAAATCATCGCGCACGCGGCGGAAGTCCTCGGTCAGCTCGTCGGCCAGCGCAATCACTTGGCGCGCGCGCTCCAGTGCCCGCTTGCCGTCCAACGAAGCGGCCTTGCCGGAGGACACGCGTGCGATTTCCGCATCGATGCGATCGCGTTCGTCGCGCAGCGCCGACAACCGGGCATGAGGGTTGGTCTCGGTCAGCGCGGCCAGTTGCGACAACTGTTGCATCACCAACGCCAGGCGGCTTTCGGTGGCGGCGCCACGGGCGTGCTCCAGACCATCGGCAAAGCGAATCGCCTGTATGGCCTGGTTGGACAGTTCGTATTGCTCTTGCTGTGCGCCCTCGGGCAGACGCCGTTCCAGCCAGCCTTGGGTCAACCAATGCGCGATATAGGCCTGTGCGGTACGTGGCAGTTCGCGCGAAAGCTGATCGACTTCAGTTCGTCGAGCATGCGTTGCAGGCGCTCGTGCAGCACTGATGCCGCCAAGCACCGCTCGCTATCGAGCAATAGCGTCTGCAGCAGACCGATCACTTCCGGCGCCTGGTCGGCCGCGAGCAGTTTCCACAGTGGCTGCTCACGCAGCGTGCGATAGCGGGCGATGCGTGCGCGCTGTTTCATGCCGGTGCGCGGCCGTCCGGCTCATTGATCAGCCGCTGCATCACACAGGCACATCCAACGCTTCGAAGCGCGCTTGGCGCAAGTCAGACATCCTCGACATGGCTGCATACCGTGGCGGCGCGCATTGGGCGATACGCCGTGGTGGTTGTGCCATGCCGGGCTTGCCGGTCAGGCCGTAAGAAGTGCCTTGATCCATCGAGTGCATCTGCATGCGGTTTCTTGCAACCGACGTTCTTAGAGCGGTTTTCGACGCAATCCATCCGCCGCTCAAACGCCCTGATTGCCTCAACGCTTGCCCGCCACTTCGATGAACTGCAGGAATTCGGCACGGGTGCGGGCGTCTTCGCGGAAGCTGCCCAACATCTTGGAGGTCACCATGCTGACGCCGCGCTTGTGGATGCCGCGGGTGGTCATGCACTCGTGCGCGCCCACCACCACCACGCCCACGCCGCGCGGTTGCAACACTTCCTGGATGCACTGGGCAATCTGCGCGGTCATCTTTTCCTGCACCTGGAAGCGGCGCGCATAGCTTTCCACCACGCGGGCCAGTTTGCTGATGCCGACCACTTTGCCGCGCGGCAGATAGCCCACGTGCACCTTGCCGATGATCGGCGCCATGTGGTGCTCGCAGTGGCTTTCGTAGGAGATGTCGCGCAGCACGATCAGTTCGTCGTAGGAGGCCACTTCTTCGAAGGTGCGTTCCAGATAGGCGCGCGGTTCCTCGCGATAACCGCTGAACCAGTCGCCATAGGCTTCGGCCACCCGACGCGGGGTGTCCAGCAGACCCTCGCGGGCCGGATCTTCGCCAGCCCAGCGCAGCAGGGTGCGCACGGCATCTTCGGCTTGGGCCTGGGTAACAGAGGAATCGGGCTGGTCGTGGCTCATGCTTAGGTGCACCCAAAAGAGGACAAACATGGTACCCGAGGACAAGCCGGCCGCCCCAGTGGCGGTTGCGCCAGCTTGCGCAGGTTCAGTGACTAAGAGCGGCTGACAAACCTACTGCGCTCACCGCCAGGTGGGCACGGCCACTGACTCCCTCTCCAATGGAGAAGGAACAGCGAATGAAGCCCGCGATTGTTTCGATACCCTCACCGCTTGCGCTGATGCATCGCCGCTTCATCATCAAGCCAATTGCTGCCCTTGTTGGTCAGGAAGAACAGGTAGACCACCAACGACACCGCAATCACCGCCGTCGCATAGATCACGAACGCATTCACGTGACTGGTCTTCAACGCGGCCTGATACAGCAGCGGCGCAGTACCGCCGAACGCCGAATTCGCCAGCGCATACCCCAAACCAACGCCCAGTGCGCGCACGTGGGTGGGGAACAATTCCGCCTTCACCACCGCATTGATCGATGTGTAGCCAGTCAGGATTACAAAGCCCACGGTGAGGATCGCAAAGGCGGTCAGCCAATCGGTTTGCTTGGGCAGCTCCATCACCAGGAACCAGGTGTAGAGCACGCCGCCCACGCCGAAGAACACCAGCAAGGTCTTGCGGCCCAGGATGTCCGAGAACCAGCCACCGATCGGCTGCATCAGCATCAACACGGTCAGCGCAACCAGGTTGATGATGGTGCCTGCCATCACGTCGCCACCGGCGAATGCGGTCTGGATCATCTTCGG is part of the Xanthomonas fragariae genome and encodes:
- the folE gene encoding GTP cyclohydrolase I FolE, which codes for MSHDQPDSSVTQAQAEDAVRTLLRWAGEDPAREGLLDTPRRVAEAYGDWFSGYREEPRAYLERTFEEVASYDELIVLRDISYESHCEHHMAPIIGKVHVGYLPRGKVVGISKLARVVESYARRFQVQEKMTAQIAQCIQEVLQPRGVGVVVVGAHECMTTRGIHKRGVSMVTSKMLGSFREDARTRAEFLQFIEVAGKR